The following proteins are encoded in a genomic region of Debaryomyces hansenii CBS767 chromosome G complete sequence:
- a CDS encoding DEHA2G09504p (highly similar to uniprot|Q99258 Saccharomyces cerevisiae YDR487C RIB3 3 4-dihydroxy -2-butanone-4-phosphate synthase (DHBP synthase)), whose product MSAKFVSIPEAIEAFKNGEYLIVMDDESRENEGDLIMSAELMTQEKMAFLVRYSSGYVCVPLSTERADALNLHPMLANETDRHGTAYTVTCDYADGTTTGISAHDRALTSTKLADPNSKPVDFIRPGHILPLRAVPGLLKKRRGHTEAGVQLCELAGLQPAAVICEMVRDEDGLMMRLDDCTKFSKTHNIKMITIEQLVEHISQ is encoded by the coding sequence ATGTCTGCTAAATTCGTTTCGATCCCAGAAGCTATTGAAGCGTTCAAGAATGGAGAATATTTAATCGTTATGGATGACGAAAGTCGTGAAAACGAAGGAGACTTGATTATGTCTGCCGAATTGATGACACAAGAAAAAATGGCATTTTTGGTCCGTTATTCATCTGGATATGTGTGTGTTCCATTATCTACTGAAAGAGCAGATGCGTTGAACTTACATCCAATGTTGGCGAATGAAACAGACAGACATGGTACTGCTTACACCGTTACTTGCGATTATGCTGATGGCACGACCACGGGTATATCTGCGCATGATAGAGCTTTGACTTCTACCAAATTGGCAGATCCAAATTCGAAGCCGGTAGACTTCATAAGACCAGGCCATATTTTGCCATTAAGAGCAGTACCTGgcttattgaagaagagaagagGTCATACTGAAGCTGGAGTTCAATTATGCGAGTTGGCAGGATTACAACCAGCAGCTGTTATTTGTGAAATGGTGAGAGATGAAGATGGTTTGATGATGAGATTAGATGATTGTACTAAATTCTCAAAGACGcataatattaaaatgATTACTATTGAACAACTTGTCGAACATATTTCGCAATAA
- a CDS encoding DEHA2G09526p (similar to CA1974|IPF10410 Candida albicans IPF10410), whose translation MESTPEFSKSITATFPGDEENEFTFHKIELNDKIILNVLINGVMDTTFDIPVSSKSSINAYSNLSISEDGGVEPVIIIGDYSNLKIQVVASQIGKLVLVSQEPKNLILSIGSRWFGKGNETDENDFNKLMFVLDNVKQLLK comes from the coding sequence ATGGAATCTACACCAGAGTTCAGTAAGTCGATAACTGCAACGTTTCCCGGagacgaagaaaatgaattcaCGTTTCATAAGATAGAATTAAAcgataaaataatattaaacGTTCTAATCAATGGAGTCATGGACACAACGTTCGATATTCCAGTATCTTCAAAGTCATCGATTAATGCGTACTCTAATTTAAGTATCAGTGAAGATGGGGGAGTAGAGCCTGTAATAATAATCGGAGATTACAGCAACCTTAAAATACAAGTGGTTGCATCtcaaattggaaaattgGTGCTCGTATCTCAAGAACCAAAAAActtaattttatcaattggaTCAAGATGGTTTGGCAAGGGTAACGAAACAGACGAGAATGACTTTAACAAATTAATGTTTGTTTTAGATAATGTCaaacaattattaaaatag
- a CDS encoding DEHA2G09548p (highly similar to uniprot|Q12109 Saccharomyces cerevisiae YOL097C WRS1 Cytoplasmic tryptophanyl-tRNA synthetase) has protein sequence MSVPKLEEEVNKLNIGAADQKITPWEVEGAVVDGKPQDIDYEKLIKQFGTRPITQETLQKFKDVTGHEPHPFLKRGVFFSERDLTKILGLYEHGESFFLYTGRGPSSDSMHLGHMVPFIFTKWLQDVFDVPLVIELTDDEKFLFKPKLTIDDVKSFSKANAKDIIAVGFNPENTFIFSDLDYMNSAFYENVVRTSRQITTSTAKAVFGFQDSDCIGKIHFASIQIATAFPSSFPGVLDLPPKTPCLIPCAIDQDPYFRVCRDVADKLKFSKPSLIHAKFFPALQGSSTKMSASDTTTAIFMGDTQKQIQKKINKYAFSGGKTSVEEHRQHGGDPDIDVAYQYLSFFSYDDDKLEKLAKDYRSGDLLSGEMKKECIDVIQNFVAEYQERRSKITPELVDSFMKPHKLVYGQKERLVPATPRK, from the coding sequence ATGTCAGTACCTAAGCTTGAAGAGGAGGTCAATAAGTTAAATATCGGTGCTGCGGATCAAAAAATCACTCCTTGGGAAGTAGAAGGTGCCGTGGTTGACGGAAAGCCTCAAGATATAGActatgaaaaattgattaaacAATTTGGTACCAGACCTATCACGCAAGAAACCTTGCAGAAGTTCAAAGATGTTACTGGACATGAACCACATCCATTTTTAAAGAGAGGTGTGTTTTTTTCGGAAAGAGATCTTACCAAAATCTTGGGGTTGTACGAACATGGTGAATCGTTCTTTTTATATACGGGTAGAGGACCTTCTTCAGATTCGATGCATTTAGGCCATATGGTTCCATTTATCTTTACCAAGTGGTTACAAGATGTGTTCGATGTTCCATTAGTGATCGAATTAactgatgatgaaaagttCCTTTTCAAGCCAAAATTGACCATCGATGATGTGAAGAGCTTCTCCAAGGCTAATGCCAAAGATATCATCGCGGTTGGGTTCAATCCTGAAAATAcctttatattttctgaTTTGGATTACATGAATAGTGCATTTTATGAAAATGTTGTTAGAACATCTAGACAAATTACCACATCAACTGCTAAAGCAGTCTTTGGATTTCAAGATTCCGATTGTATCGGAAAAATTCATTTCGCCAGTATTCAAATTGCAACAGCTTTCCCATCATCTTTCCCGGGTGTTTTGGATTTACCTCCAAAGACCCCATGTTTGATTCCATGTGCTATTGATCAAGATCCATACTTCAGAGTGTGTCGTGATGTTGCcgataaattaaaattctCGAAACCATCTTTAATTCATGCTAAGTTTTTCCCAGCTTTACAGGGCTCTTCCACTAAGATGTCTGCATCTGATACCACTACTGCTATTTTCATGGGTGATACTCAAAAGCAAATCcagaagaaaattaataaatacgCATTTTCTGGAGGTAAAACTTCTGTCGAAGAACATAGGCAACACGGTGGTGACCCAGATATCGATGTtgcttatcaatatttatcGTTCTTCAGTTACGATGACgataaattagaaaaattagCAAAGGACTACAGATCTGGTGACCTTTTGTCTGGTgaaatgaagaaagaatgtATCGACGTTATCCAAAACTTTGTTGCAGAATaccaagaaagaagaagcaagATTACCCCAGAACTCGTAGACTCATTCATGAAACCACACAAATTAGTATACGGTCAAAAGGAAAGATTGGTCCCAGCTACCCCAAGAAAGTAG
- a CDS encoding 60S ribosomal protein L27 (highly similar to uniprot|P0C2H6 Saccharomyces cerevisiae YHR010W RPL27A Protein component of the large (60S) ribosomal subunit and highly similar to uniprot|P0C2H7 Saccharomyces cerevisiae YDR471W RPL27B Protein component of the large (60S) ribosomal subunit) — translation MAKFIKSGKVAIVVRGRFAGKKVVIVKPHDEGTKAHPFAHAIVVGIERYPLKVTKNLGAKKTAKRTKVKPFVKLVNYNHLMPTRYSLDVESFKSVVSSETLEEPTQREEAKKVVKKALEEKHQAGKNKWFFTKLNF, via the exons ATGgctaaattcattaaatcaGGTAAAGTTG CTATTGTCGTTCGTGGTCGTTTCGCTGGTAAGAAAGTCGTCATTGTCAAGCCACATGACGAAGGTACCAAGGCACACCCATTCGCACACGCCATTGTTGTTGGTATTGAAAGATACCCATTGAAGGTCACCAAGAACTTAGGTGCCAAGAAGACTGCTAAGAGAACTAAGGTTAAGCCATTCGTCAAATTAGTCAACTACAACCACTTAATGCCAACAAGATACTCTTTAGATGTTGAATCTTTCAAGTCTGTTGTTTCATCTGAAACCTTAGAAGAACCAACTCAAAGAGAAGAAGCTAAGAAAGTTGTCAAGAAGGCCTTAGAAGAAAAGCACCAAGCTGGTAAAAACAAATGGTTCTTCACTAAACTTAACTTTTAA
- a CDS encoding DEHA2G09592p (some similarities with uniprot|Q12236 Saccharomyces cerevisiae YOL100W PKH2 Serine/threonine protein kinase) yields the protein MASMNNQDHGSQSSLHGLNAELDNIYSTYTSSNNNGSVDTLDSNSDQAPGRSERVFRTTRLIPNHKRLPDVHISSRLSSLNLSEDRDITHSAPQSPNSSTSFDFNPRDHHAVTNSSLNVLLDTPTTEAEFMNLVDSTPTPTAESLGDFQAQESNLDPSVAQNNNENWNDRGAAVRKVEDKKSKFRLIKRGVQDFEFGKSLGEGSYSTVVLATDKHTSQKYAVKILDKRHIIKEKKVKYVNIEKHALNRLSNRVGIISLYFTFQDKASLYFVLDYASNGELLTLIKKYSTLNEDCVRYFGAQILDAIKYMHDNGVVHRDIKPENILLDDKLRIQITDFGTARILEKKNDESEDYPVDVRAKSFVGTAEYVSPELLENKYCGKPGDIWAFGCIVYQMIAGKPPFKATNEYLTFQKITKLQYAFSAGFPMIVRDLIKKILVLQPSKRITIPQIQKHFFFQSVKWNDTDLIWNSSPPELGPYKMNAKSMMKVPELNEPTQGSSRKSKKLANGGSANRANGKPVNPASVAAFVLNKKDDSSDTDLLDLETNSNDGLDENVPVSKTESRSSSSAGGSSRVLSAADYIPGTNILRPTVNTRASFSRAPPHQKKQPKKKSKPEIMEPTPISSLEIAWASYLTHPDERIMKIGPVIFSKQLTEVFERRYKGILHNAPLDYATKLQATKSRGSSSFLSHVVHGPSKGLRGSVSSLEGDTVDEDESKAITTYKDIEELANPTLPRSSTDSSNNPASGTSGKQSKSSKLKKFLLPGNKGNDNADSSSGNGSNAARQTLDKGITCTMMVTSHGRVLIFYRNDIDSEYALINEIKLNYPFIQFKEVVSTSTAKFQKGMPSTGIFAIESSITTFVFEIEKFDINQWTESLARSKLNQFEREILGVSESEPVKPKTSKSPPTRSSPKPVESPVFTKATKRTVSPVEKQKAIERAVSPASTESKTRHKENMLAHRLKGKSVKRKPPPPINTHHNSINHSTGLASPTEAYQDGGLLHAAQLAVSNNANHIPNESKRTSFTKETQNKYVILPSSPNQSSNSASKNITSMNSKFLARSQRKK from the coding sequence atggCGTCCATGAATAATCAAGATCATGGTTCTCAGTCTAGTCTACACGGGCTAAATGCCGAGTTGGACAATATTTACAGCACGTACACCAGTAGCAACAATAATGGCAGTGTTGACACGCTTGACTCCAATTCGGATCAAGCACCGGGACGAAGTGAAAGGGTGTTTCGGACAACTAGGCTCATTCCTAATCATAAGCGGTTGCCAGATGTACACATTTCATCAAGGTTGTCATCGCTTAATTTGCTGGAGGACAGGGACATTACACACAGCGCCCCACAATCGCCCAATTCGTCGACATCGTTTGATTTCAATCCAAGGGACCATCATGCGGTAACTAATTCGTCGCTTAATGTATTATTGGACACTCCGACGACTGAAGCAGAATTCATGAACCTCGTTGATTCTACGCCAACGCCAACTGCGGAAAGTTTGGGCGATTTTCAGGCGCAAGAATCTAATCTTGACCCATCAGTAGCTCAGAATAACAACGAAAACTGGAATGATAGGGGTGCAGCCGTAAGAAAAGTAGAGgataaaaaatcaaaatttagGCTTATCAAACGAGGTGTGcaagattttgaatttggtaaatcgCTAGGTGAAGGATCGTACTCGACTGTGGTTTTAGCTACAGATAAACACACCTCACAGAAATACGCAGTAAAAATATTAGACAAGAGACATATtataaaagaaaagaaagtaAAATACGTTAATATAGAAAAGCATGCTTTAAATCGTTTAAGCAACAGAGTTGGTATCATTTCATTGTATTTTACATTTCAAGATAAAGCGTCGCTTTATTTCGTTCTTGATTATGCATCCAATGGGGAATTATTGACTTTAATTAAAAAGTATAGCACACTTAACGAAGATTGTGTTCGGTACTTCGGTGCTCAAATTTTGGATGCAATCAAGTATATGCACGATAATGGTGTTGTTCACAGGGATATTAAGCCGGAAAATATCTTGcttgatgataaattaagaattcaaattactGATTTTGGTACTGCAAGaatattagaaaagaagaacGATGAAAGTGAAGACTATCCGGTTGATGTTAGAGCTAAATCGTTCGTTGGTACAGCCGAGTACGTGTCGccagaattattggaaaataaatactGTGGTAAGCCAGGTGATATTTGGGCCTTCGGTTGTATAGTCTATCAAATGATTGCTGGTAAACCACCATTCAAGGCCACTAATGAATACCTCACTTTTCAAAAGATTACTAAGTTGCAATATGCGTTTAGTGCCGGTTTTCCGATGATCGTTAGAGATTTaattaagaaaatattggttTTACAACCTTCCAAGCGTATTACCATTCCACAAATTCAAAAGCATTTCTTTTTCCAATCCGTAAAATGGAATGACACGGACCTTATTTGGAATTCTTCGCCTCCTGAATTGGGACCTTATAAAATGAATGCTAAATCGATGATGAAAGTACCCGAACTAAACGAACCGACCCAAGGATCTTCAAGAAAGAGTAAGAAGTTGGCTAATGGGGGGTCTGCGAATAGGGCTAATGGTAAACCTGTTAATCCAGCCTCTGTCGCAGCATTTGTTTTAAATAAGAAAGACGATTCGTCTGATACTGATCTCCTAGATTTGGAAACGAATTCTAACGATGGCTTAGATGAGAATGTACCGGTAAGTAAGACTGAATCTAGATCTAGTAGCAGTGCTGGTGGTAGCTCAAGGGTGCTATCTGCTGCTGATTATATTCCAGGAACCAATATTTTGAGGCCAACAGTTAATACTCGAGCTTCGTTCTCTAGGGCCCCACCCCATCAAAAAAAACAACCTAAGAAAAAATCGAAACCAGAAATTATGGAACCAACCCCAATAAGTTCATTAGAAATAGCGTGGGCAAGTTATTTGACACATCCAGAtgaaagaataatgaaaataggACCAGTAATATTCTCAAAGCAATTAACTGAAGTTTTTGAAAGGAGGTACAAAGGTATTTTGCATAACGCACCTTTAGACTACGCTACGAAGTTACAAGCGACGAAGTCTAGAGGTAGCTCAAGCTTCTTATCCCATGTTGTGCATGGACCTAGTAAGGGATTAAGGGGATCTGTTTCAAGCCTCGAGGGAGATACCGTCGACGAAGATGAGTCGAAGGCAATTACTACTTATAAGGATATTGAAGAGCTAGCTAACCCTACACTTCCAAGATCATCGACAGATAGTAGTAACAATCCGGCAAGCGGCACGTCTGGCAAACAAAGCAAGTCCTCAAAGCTCAAGAAGTTTTTATTACCAGGGAATAAAGGCAATGACAACGCAGACTCAAGTTCTGGCAATGGCTCTAATGCTGCTCGACAAACTTTAGATAAAGGCATAACATGTACAATGATGGTTACTTCACATGGACGAGTATTGATTTTCTACCGTAACGATATCGATTCTGAATATGCCTTaatcaatgaaattaagTTAAACTATCCATTTATCCAGTTCAAGGAAGTTGTATCTACAAGTACAgccaaatttcaaaaggGAATGCCTTCTACCGGTATATTTGCCATCGAATCGTCGATAACCACGTTTGTATTCGAGATAGAGAAGTTTGATATCAACCAATGGACAGAATCATTAGCAAGATCCAAGCTTAACCAATTTGAAAGGGAGATTTTGGGAGTTAGCGAGAGTGAGCCTGTTAAACCTAAAACGTCGAAGTCACCGCCAACCAGATCGTCACCAAAGCCAGTGGAGTCGCCAGTATTTACTAAAGCCACCAAAAGGACGGTATCGCCCGTGGAGAAACAAAAGGCTATAGAGCGGGCGGTTAGCCCTGCTTCCACTGAGAGCAAGACCCGTCACAAGGAAAATATGCTTGCCCACAGACTCAAGGGTAAATCGGTGAAACGCAAGCCACCACCTCCAATCAACACCCATCATAACTCGATCAACCACTCAACGGGCCTCGCATCTCCCACCGAAGCGTACCAGGATGGCGGTTTGTTGCATGCAGCCCAGCTTGCTGTATCGAACAATGCGAACCACATTCCTAACGAGTCTAAACGCACTAGTTTCACCAAAGAAACGCAGAATAAGTACGTGATTCTTCCTTCGAGCCCCAACCAGTCGTCCAATTCGGCCAGCAAGAACATCACTTCCATGAATTCGAAGTTTTTGGCCCGAAGccaaagaaagaagtaG
- a CDS encoding DEHA2G09614p (similar to uniprot|Q08236 Saccharomyces cerevisiae YOL078W AVO1), which translates to MALPLETTHLIAQLRVSYLTLTDNDEYARRIIKPLAVGGNETKQQQNIYTRLEMPESPPITFNANHHIQDTISNTGSEVRKRTIKKRKKTDRNKNKREAKNAHKRDDRMNVESIEEEEAPDLPVRPQRSVDTSDANESTGEVVGLSYTKSIKGINRKSKPNIVKFFHSSKNNDSDSDSDSDDTSRAPAFVASERNLELIEEEKANEDEVEDNARDRNKVYEKDTSDAITIDSDFEVPVAASGDVLKSSATDFGYDDQDDSLRSRSNTIDTVIIDEDEDEDVDVEEGSNFTEDEDEYEDEDEDDDEDADVSSTDSAFTDIETDSILDSSMLLGSYNDNAYNSYSFGTQNDTLPSFRSNYKKLKKKKSRLNSFDSQSLSKNTGNIKRSTSQTLLNSDPNGEQINSMINSKALPNSSVSYNSNRLANSRKNSFTFGKVDVSKQNENINQPRNSKLSMLIQSRYKSSNINPLNYYTFASSYIDSIHKASLNIYVPPSNSPVITNLNINDNVAVSDCIGYILLKLSTMSEFSNKDDSSLMNPNRWRLELVDEDGENYGSFGILDRTRLLSSYNNPRDIALCEITDEAEIIKNEKQAPLPMEFRQNLLAHEKKQASSSVNSKRNSLLVNGKDETIELKILRNFNDTLQTSDYSLIFISARASMGQVLDEFCAENELDSSRYELREILLREVPGHNHITHKHLQPENTLLQGNLRTDMGPTVFERKGILKSTDSVLELESNTLELVPSDVMQSMVAQEYVNDHSLANMAITPSESTNTLPLITPPAKQMEDKFQTLNIANEMKSNASIRTRKDPRRNTTESIRRTINSNKYLDDIIRGKNPLLPTNINTIYFTWKVWRKKPTILNKIEKTLIIDGDYIHLTPSDVMVWKKNPSENPFLSNQQNHSQSHHYHHYLHHYNYSNYYNTSMMKTSSFHITQITKLKQYKNSKNPNHFKIVIKKHVDGSTNAKDSSIKKKYDLEAANVDECEEIIKKIKWVLQVYSMSNLNST; encoded by the coding sequence ATGGCGTTACCCTTAGAAACAACACATTTGATAGCGCAACTTCGAGTGTCTTATCTCACTTTAAcagataatgatgaatatgCTAGACGTATAATAAAGCCATTGGCAGTGGGCGGCAATGAAACCAAACAGCagcaaaatatatatacacGGCTAGAGATGCCCGAATCACCGCCAATTACATTTAATGCTAATCATCACATACAAGATACAATTCTGAATACTGGTAGCGAGGTACGCAAGAGAACGATAAAGAAACGGAAGAAAACAGATAGAAATAAGAACAAGCGAGAGGCGAAGAATGCACATAAGAGGGATGATCGAATGAATGTAGAGCtgattgaagaagaagaagcgCCAGATTTGCCTGTGAGACCCCAAAGACTGGTTGACACGAGCGATGCCAATGAGTCCACTGGTGAGGTGGTGGGGCTTTCTTATACAAAATCTATAAAGGGAATAAATAGGAAGAGCAAGCCGAATATTGTTAAGTTTTTCCATTCTAgcaaaaataatgattcagACAGCGACAGTGATAGCGACGATACGTCCAGAGCGCCCGCATTTGTTGCGTCAGAGAGGAAccttgaattaattgaagaagaaaaagcgaatgaagatgaagttgaagataatgcaAGAGATAGAAACAAAGTATATGAGAAGGATACAAGCGATGCAATAACCATTGACAGTGACTTCGAAGTACCAGTAGCAGCATCAGGGGACGTATTAAAATCATCCGCGACAGATTTTGGTTACGACGATCAGGATGATTCATTAAGAAGTAGGAGCAATACCATAGATACTGTCATCatagatgaagatgaagatgaagacgtCGATGTTGAAGAGGGTTCTAATTTTACCGAGGACGAAGATGAATACGAggatgaggatgaagacgatgacGAAGATGCTGATGTATCATCTACAGACTCTGCATTTACAGACATTGAAACAGACTCTATATTGGACTCATCTATGCTACTCGGCTCATATAACGATAATGCGTATAACAGCTATTCGTTTGGAACCCAGAATGACACATTACCTAGCTTCCGAAGTaattacaagaaattgaaaaagaagaagagcaGACTCAATTCGTTCGATAGTCAAAGTCTTTCGAAAAACACAGGGAACATAAAACGAAGCACCTCACAAACTTTGCTTAATTCAGACCCCAATGGTGAACAAATTAATAGTATGATTAACTCAAAAGCACTTCCTAATTCTAGCGTGTCGTATAATTCGAATAGGCTTGCAAATAGCAGGAAAAACTCTTTTACATTTGGTAAAGTTGACGTCTCCAAACAAAATGAGAATATCAATCAGCCAAGGAATTCGAAATTAAGCATGCTCATTCAATCAAGGTATAAATCGTCTAACATAAATCCgttaaattattatacattCGCATCGTCATATATTGACTCAATTCATAAGGCTAGCCTCAATATATACGTACCTCCAAGCAATAGTCCAGTGATTACCAAtcttaatattaatgataatgtcGCCGTTTCAGATTGCATTGGTTACATTTTATTGAAACTATCTACCATGTCTGAGTTTAGCAATAAAGATGATTCCTCTTTAATGAACCCAAATAGATGGAGACTTGAATTagttgatgaagatggtGAAAATTACGGATCATTTGGTATTTTGGATAGGACAAGACTCTTATCATCATATAATAACCCGCGAGATATAGCATTATGTGAGATTACCGATGAAGCAGAGATAATTAAGAACGAAAAACAAGCTCCATTGCCAATGGAATTCAGACAGAACTTATTGGCGCATGAGAAAAAGCAAGCAAGTTCAAGTGTCAACAGTAAGAGGAATTCGTTACTAGTTAATGGAAAAGATGAAACGATAGAGCTAAAAATACTAAGGAACTTTAATGACACATTGCAAACTTCTGATTATTCActaatttttatttcagCAAGAGCGCTGATGGGCCAAGTACTAGATGAATTTTGCGCAGAAAATGAACTTGACTCTTCTAGGTATGAATTAAGAGAGATATTATTACGTGAAGTACCTGGACATAATCATATTACTCACAAACATTTACAACCAGAAAATACCTTGTTGCAAGGTAATCTTAGGACAGACATGGGTCCCACAGTTTTCGAGCGGAAGggaatattgaaaagtaCAGATTCAGTGCTTGAGCTAGAAAGCAATACACTAGAATTAGTGCCTTCGGATGTGATGCAATCTATGGTTGCACAAGAATATGTTAATGATCATTCATTGGCGAATATGGCAATTACTCCGTCAGAATCTACTAATACTCTTCCTCTAATAACTCCGCCAGCTAAGCAAATGGAGGATAAGTTTCAGACGCTAAACATTGCGAACGAAATGAAACTGAATGCCTCGATTCGTACTCGCAAAGATCCACGTAGAAATACGACCGAAAGTATTAGGCGTACTATCAATTCGAACAAATACTTGGATGACATTATCAGAGGTAAGAACCCGCTACTTCCTACTAACATCAATACAATCTATTTTACTTGGAAAGTATGGAGAAAAAAGCCAACTATTTTAAACAAAATCGAAAAAACGTTAATTATAGATGGTGACTACATTCATCTAACGCCATCTGATGTCATGGTTTGGAAAAAGAATCCAAGTGAGAATCCATTTTTATCCAATCAACAGAATCATAGTCAATCACATCACTATCACCATTATTTGCatcattataattattCGAACTATTACAACACcctgatgatgaagacaaGTTCATTTCATATCACACAAATAACCAAGTTAAAACAATACAAGAACAGTAAGAATCCAAACCATTTCAAGATTGTTATAAAGAAGCATGTGGATGGTTCTACAAATGCCAAAGATTCGTCCATCAAAAAGAAGTATGATTTGGAAGCGGCAAATGTTGACGAGTGtgaagaaatcatcaagaaaattaaatggGTTTTGCAAGTGTATAGTATgtcaaatttgaattcaactTGA
- a CDS encoding DEHA2G09636p (similar to uniprot|Q08237 Saccharomyces cerevisiae YOL080C REX4 Putative RNA exonuclease), producing MTTTLSSNWKKLSSKLNQGSKVTKQPVKGKNGKTKIKKAELENTLNITPTLQKSTLSPIELALWTKENDINVSDIAVQTEKITLIPQGNDIRKKEPGKYLAMDCEFVGVGPEGTESALARVSIVNFYGHTVFDKFVKPRERVTDWRTWVSGVTPKHMNEAISFQEAQNETSKLLEGRILVGHAIHHDLDALFLSHPKSRIRDTSQYKPFRSISMGKTPSLKKLSSHFLKIDIQGSAHSSVEDARATMLLFRLHRKEFEQSIRTQNRKPEKTS from the coding sequence atgaCTACCACTTTATCTCtgaattggaagaaattaagTTCCAAACTTAACCAGGGATCTAAGGTTACAAAACAGCCTGTGAAAGGAAAAAATGGTAAAACCAAGATAAAAAAAGCAGAGCTTGAAAACACTCTAAACATAACTCCAACATTACAGAAATCAACACTTTCTCCAATAGAATTAGCTTTATGGACAAAAGAGAATGACATAAATGTAAGTGATATAGCAGTACAAACCGAGAAAATTACATTAATACCCCAGGGCAACGATATCAGAAAAAAAGAACCAGGCAAATATTTAGCTATGGACTGTGAATTCGTAGGGGTTGGACCAGAAGGAACAGAATCAGCCTTAGCAAGAGTTTCGATAGTGAACTTCTACGGCCACACtgtttttgataaatttgtgAAGCCACGAGAAAGAGTTACAGATTGGAGAACGTGGGTTAGTGGTGTGACTCCGAAGCACATGAATGAAGCTATAAGCTTCCAAGAAGCCCAAAATGAGACGTCTAAACTTTTAGAAGGTAGGATATTGGTTGGGCATGCAATACATCATGATTTGGATGCGTTGTTTTTATCACATCCGAAATCAAGAATAAGAGATACATCTCAATATAAGCCATTCAGAAGCATTTCAATGGGCAAGACTCCAAgcttaaaaaaattatcactGCATTTCTTAAAAATAGACATTCAAGGCTCCGCTCATTCGTCAGTTGAAGATGCTAGAGCGACTATGTTATTATTCAGATTACATAGAAAGGAATTTGAACAAAGCATTAGAACTCAAAACAGAAAACCTGAGAAAACAAGCTAA